The following are encoded together in the Poseidonibacter lekithochrous genome:
- a CDS encoding PAS domain-containing sensor histidine kinase, with translation MGQVIFSVDLREENVSLVNNCFYTLFSDITKIPYNFTDDQRFLDIIQKAKESIREGNLGRFFLEENGQTLLFDVDKMPNDVLVFAGKKFNTQEHIKTEEIYTFLRLLTDNLPDMVWAKDIHGRYLFANKAICDNLLMAKDTDEPIGKNDVFFALREREKHKDKKNWHTFGELCFDSDEIVLQQLKPQRFEEYGNIKGKLLYLEVHKAPFFDDEGRLLGTVGSGRDITEEVLTKNKLKEKDQLLLQQSKMAAIGEMLQNIAHQWRQPLSSISSISTSVIVQQQVGALEDEHLLHSMENLNNNAQYLSKTIDDFRDFFRPNKEKTFFDFSEIEQKVLSLVSSKLNKSHIDIVSDFEDMQINNYKNEFIQVLINILNNAIDALSEIETEKKKIIFITATKKDENIIIKIKDTAGGIPDEIMGNIFEPYFTTKHKKQGTGIGLYMCEEIITKHMDGTISVKNKDFAFDNTNYQGAEFKIILDNS, from the coding sequence ATGGGGCAAGTTATATTTTCAGTAGATTTAAGAGAGGAAAATGTCTCTTTAGTAAACAATTGTTTTTATACTCTTTTTAGCGATATTACAAAAATACCTTATAATTTTACTGATGACCAAAGATTCCTAGATATAATCCAAAAAGCAAAAGAATCAATAAGAGAAGGGAATTTAGGTCGTTTCTTCTTGGAAGAAAACGGACAAACACTTCTTTTTGATGTTGATAAAATGCCAAATGATGTTTTGGTTTTTGCTGGAAAAAAATTCAATACTCAAGAACATATAAAAACTGAAGAGATTTATACCTTCCTTCGATTACTAACTGATAATTTACCTGATATGGTTTGGGCAAAAGATATTCATGGAAGATACCTTTTTGCTAATAAAGCTATTTGTGATAATCTTCTAATGGCAAAAGATACAGATGAACCAATAGGAAAAAACGATGTATTCTTTGCTTTAAGAGAGAGGGAAAAACACAAAGACAAAAAGAATTGGCATACTTTTGGAGAGTTATGTTTTGATTCTGATGAAATTGTTTTACAGCAGTTAAAACCACAGAGATTTGAAGAGTACGGAAATATAAAAGGAAAACTTTTATATCTAGAAGTACATAAGGCTCCATTTTTTGATGATGAAGGAAGACTTTTAGGAACAGTTGGAAGTGGTAGAGATATTACAGAAGAAGTTCTTACAAAAAATAAACTAAAAGAAAAAGACCAGTTATTATTACAACAGTCAAAAATGGCGGCAATTGGGGAGATGTTACAAAATATCGCTCACCAATGGAGACAACCACTATCAAGTATTTCTAGTATCTCAACTAGTGTTATTGTACAACAACAAGTGGGAGCCCTAGAAGATGAACATCTATTACATAGTATGGAAAATCTTAATAACAATGCTCAATACTTATCTAAAACAATTGATGATTTTAGAGACTTTTTTAGACCAAATAAAGAGAAAACATTTTTTGATTTCTCTGAAATTGAACAAAAAGTTTTATCTTTAGTCTCTTCAAAACTAAATAAAAGTCATATTGATATTGTTTCAGATTTTGAAGATATGCAGATTAATAACTACAAAAACGAGTTTATTCAAGTACTTATTAATATTTTAAATAATGCAATTGATGCTTTATCAGAAATAGAAACAGAAAAAAAGAAAATCATTTTTATAACAGCTACAAAAAAAGATGAAAATATTATTATCAAAATCAAAGATACAGCAGGTGGAATACCTGATGAGATTATGGGTAATATTTTTGAGCCATACTTTACTACAAAACACAAAAAACAAGGAACAGGAATAGGTTTATATATGTGTGAAGAAATTATTACAAAACACATGGATGGAACAATTTCTGTAAAAAATAAAGATTTTGCTTTTGATAATACAAACTATCAAGGAGCAGAGTTTAAAATAATTCTAGATAATTCCTAA
- a CDS encoding NAD(P)/FAD-dependent oxidoreductase: MKIAIIGAGAAGLMAAITAKRLNKNLNIDIFDINKGIGKKILASGNGRCNISNSSITKDNYIGENPSFVNDALKQFDFKAFERFCKSIGLLLDIKETCKVYPLSNEAKSVTNLLESAIQSLGIKLILETKVTDIEKNEDKFNVISDEKSYVNYDKVVLSCGLGAAPQLNATELGMNFAEKFGHSCNMTYPSLVGLHTNYDQPTRIQGVKKESHVTLYIDGNKEAEITGDVLFTKYGVSGFAILDISQYAVYPLSLYQDVQIAVNMFPTINRNELLAQIEGLFKSLPNEKAQTLLTGIISNKLAPIVLENAKVSNEALAKDINSKHIRSIINTLINWRFKITDTQGFKHAEASGGGVRTDEVDSRTYESKKCKGLYLAGEVLDIVGNRGGFNLHFAWASGYLAGKSLGKK, encoded by the coding sequence TTGAAAATAGCTATTATTGGAGCAGGTGCTGCTGGGCTTATGGCAGCAATCACTGCGAAGAGATTAAACAAAAATCTAAACATCGATATTTTTGATATAAATAAAGGCATAGGAAAAAAAATCCTAGCTTCAGGAAATGGAAGATGTAATATCTCAAATTCATCTATTACTAAAGATAACTATATAGGGGAGAACCCTTCTTTTGTAAATGATGCATTAAAACAGTTTGATTTTAAGGCTTTTGAGAGATTCTGTAAAAGTATTGGATTACTACTTGATATCAAAGAAACTTGCAAAGTATATCCACTATCAAATGAAGCAAAATCTGTAACAAACTTACTTGAGAGTGCAATCCAAAGTCTAGGAATAAAACTAATACTTGAGACAAAAGTAACAGATATAGAAAAAAACGAAGATAAGTTCAATGTAATCTCTGATGAGAAAAGCTACGTGAACTATGACAAAGTAGTACTATCTTGTGGATTAGGTGCGGCTCCGCAGTTAAATGCAACAGAGTTAGGTATGAACTTTGCAGAGAAGTTCGGACACTCATGTAATATGACTTATCCATCATTAGTAGGACTTCATACAAACTACGACCAACCTACAAGAATCCAAGGGGTAAAAAAAGAATCCCATGTAACTTTATATATAGATGGTAATAAAGAAGCTGAGATTACAGGAGATGTACTATTTACTAAATATGGAGTTTCAGGTTTTGCAATACTTGATATTTCGCAATATGCTGTATATCCACTAAGTCTATATCAAGATGTACAAATAGCTGTAAATATGTTCCCAACGATAAATCGAAATGAGTTATTAGCTCAAATAGAAGGACTATTCAAATCCCTACCAAATGAAAAAGCCCAAACTCTACTAACTGGAATAATCTCAAATAAACTAGCCCCAATAGTTCTAGAAAATGCAAAGGTATCAAATGAAGCTCTAGCAAAAGATATAAATTCAAAACATATAAGAAGTATCATAAATACCCTAATTAACTGGCGATTTAAAATTACAGATACACAAGGCTTTAAACACGCAGAAGCTAGTGGTGGTGGAGTAAGAACCGATGAGGTAGACTCAAGAACTTATGAAAGTAAGAAGTGCAAAGGCTTGTATTTAGCAGGAGAGGTTTTAGATATTGTAGGAAACCGTGGAGGTTTCAATCTACATTTTGCATGGGCAAGTGGCTACCTAGCAGGAAAATCATTGGGAAAAAAATAG
- a CDS encoding MOSC domain-containing protein: MVIKIKDIFCGQKQDMDNGKKQYQSSYKKVDLKKQNYYIDELGFKDDTQSDKEHHGGIDKAVCVYPLESYEFFKKKYNFDLEICSFGENLSIEEFSDADICLGDVFRCGEVLFEVSQPRQPCWKISSIVGIKSLTSLVVKDFKTGFYLRVIQKGFIKKGDSLILEQRKHAKLTIEFINKCAFNAKDNQENIKEILESKSLALAYRTSLLKRYKNKESGLQEWQKDNY, translated from the coding sequence ATGGTAATCAAAATAAAAGATATTTTCTGTGGTCAAAAACAAGATATGGATAATGGAAAGAAACAGTATCAATCTTCATATAAAAAAGTAGATTTAAAAAAACAGAACTATTATATAGATGAATTAGGGTTTAAAGATGATACCCAAAGTGATAAAGAACATCATGGAGGAATAGATAAAGCAGTTTGTGTTTATCCCTTGGAATCATATGAGTTCTTTAAAAAGAAATATAACTTCGATTTAGAGATTTGTTCTTTTGGAGAGAATCTAAGTATTGAAGAGTTTAGTGATGCTGATATTTGTCTAGGAGATGTATTTAGATGTGGTGAGGTGTTGTTTGAGGTTTCTCAGCCAAGACAGCCTTGTTGGAAAATATCTTCTATTGTAGGTATTAAGTCTTTGACTTCTTTGGTTGTAAAAGATTTTAAAACGGGATTCTATCTAAGAGTAATACAAAAAGGTTTTATAAAAAAAGGAGATTCTTTAATCTTAGAGCAAAGAAAACATGCAAAACTAACAATAGAGTTTATAAATAAATGTGCCTTTAATGCTAAAGATAATCAAGAAAATATTAAAGAGATATTAGAATCAAAAAGCCTAGCCTTAGCATATAGAACTTCTTTATTGAAAAGATATAAAAATAAAGAATCAGGACTACAAGAGTGGCAAAAAGATAACTACTAA
- a CDS encoding MOSC domain-containing protein, with translation MSNKIKEILIASKAKEKLFNIKEAKVVKGKGIIGDRYYLQKGSFSQRLKDKEDFHITFIEQEEIDTFNKKTNLNYSNDLFRRNIVTEGIGLNDLVGKRFKINDIEFLGMRLCEPCKLLSLDLGEEFLSQMVHKAGLRAKILSSGSFTLGESIEVL, from the coding sequence ATGTCAAATAAAATAAAAGAGATTCTAATAGCAAGCAAAGCAAAAGAAAAACTATTTAATATCAAAGAAGCAAAAGTAGTAAAGGGCAAAGGTATTATTGGAGATAGGTATTATTTGCAAAAAGGAAGTTTTTCCCAACGTCTAAAAGATAAAGAGGATTTTCATATTACTTTTATAGAACAAGAAGAGATAGATACTTTTAATAAAAAAACAAATTTAAACTATTCAAATGATTTATTTAGAAGAAATATTGTCACAGAGGGAATAGGGCTTAATGATTTAGTTGGGAAAAGATTCAAAATTAATGATATTGAGTTTTTAGGTATGAGATTATGTGAACCCTGTAAACTTTTGTCTTTGGATTTAGGGGAAGAGTTTTTATCTCAAATGGTTCACAAAGCAGGTCTTAGAGCAAAGATACTTTCAAGTGGTAGTTTTACTTTGGGTGAAAGCATAGAAGTTTTATAG
- a CDS encoding helix-turn-helix domain-containing protein, producing the protein MINDSSFRFTRITESPKERFFNIHQHSSYELVCIIEGSLNLTIDFQNFELKENTVYLIKPGQIHQWSKQDFPNKCIACIFHFSKDFLPSYEMVNKLFDNNTLPIIEISPLIINDITKLTLMIEKEEDNSLRAYLLGAILNYVLKFKTSNTNLYYKDQRIYSLIELIDEYFIDEKSAQFYANHFELTTKRLNELCKKYLNKTLSSLIIDRNIVEIKRELTYSDLSMKEICEKLKFTDSSHFSKFFKKYTSYTPLEFKQEKA; encoded by the coding sequence ATGATAAACGATAGTTCTTTTAGATTTACTAGAATAACTGAAAGTCCTAAAGAGAGATTTTTTAATATTCATCAGCACTCTTCTTATGAACTTGTTTGTATTATTGAAGGAAGTTTAAACCTCACAATTGATTTTCAGAATTTTGAATTAAAAGAAAATACTGTTTATTTAATAAAACCAGGGCAAATACATCAATGGTCAAAACAAGATTTTCCTAATAAATGTATTGCTTGTATCTTTCATTTTTCAAAAGACTTCTTACCTTCTTATGAAATGGTAAATAAACTATTTGATAATAATACCTTACCAATAATTGAAATTTCTCCTTTAATTATAAATGATATTACAAAACTTACTCTTATGATTGAAAAAGAAGAAGATAACTCTTTAAGAGCTTATTTATTAGGTGCTATTTTAAACTATGTACTTAAGTTTAAAACATCGAATACAAACTTATATTATAAAGATCAGAGAATATATAGTTTAATAGAGCTAATTGATGAATATTTTATTGATGAAAAATCAGCACAATTTTATGCTAATCATTTTGAACTAACAACAAAACGACTAAATGAGTTGTGTAAAAAATATCTAAACAAAACACTATCTTCTTTAATCATAGATAGAAATATAGTTGAAATAAAAAGAGAACTTACTTATAGTGACTTATCTATGAAAGAGATTTGTGAGAAACTTAAATTTACTGATAGTTCGCACTTTTCTAAATTCTTTAAAAAATATACCTCTTATACTCCTTTGGAATTCAAACAAGAAAAAGCATAA
- a CDS encoding cupin domain-containing protein: protein MQKKHIYENILVDKSKEEFLDLLNHDNIRIERIVSNGQKSEKDFWYEQEENEFVLLLKGSAILEFENKEMPLIEGDFVDIKAFTKHRVKYTSEDETTIWLAIFYK, encoded by the coding sequence ATGCAAAAGAAACATATATATGAAAACATTCTTGTTGATAAATCAAAAGAAGAGTTTCTTGACTTACTTAATCATGATAACATAAGAATAGAAAGAATAGTATCAAATGGACAAAAAAGCGAAAAGGATTTTTGGTATGAACAAGAAGAGAATGAGTTTGTCTTATTATTAAAAGGTTCAGCAATACTAGAGTTTGAAAATAAAGAAATGCCTTTGATTGAAGGTGACTTTGTTGATATAAAAGCTTTTACAAAACATAGGGTAAAATATACATCAGAAGATGAAACAACTATATGGCTTGCTATATTTTATAAATAA
- a CDS encoding O-acetylhomoserine aminocarboxypropyltransferase/cysteine synthase family protein — protein sequence MQNETIAVHGGYNKKEGYGSMAVPIAQTTAYAFRDSEHAANLFALKELGPIYTRLTNPTTDVLEQRFAQLEGGAAAICVASGQSAIFYAIANVAEAGDNILISDKLYGGAVTLLTHTIKRFGITAKVFRSEDASDLEEQIDDKTKAIFFESLSNPQIAIADVEKIAEIGQRNGVITICDNTVASAALFNPIKWGIDVVVHSTSKYTNGQGTAIGGIIVERDGLAEFFKENSARYAHFTEPDESYHGLVYTDVPLPNFCLRIRLALLRDIGAAQSPHNSWLLLQTIETLALRVDKHSDNTLEIAKFLESHDKVKSVNYPGLESNPGYAKAQKYFKDGKASGLISFEVESYEDAKKVIDSAKLFSVVVNIGDSKSLIVHPASTTHSQMNAQELAEAGINPTTVRLSIGLENPIDLIADLNEALN from the coding sequence ATGCAAAACGAAACAATTGCAGTTCATGGAGGATATAACAAAAAAGAAGGTTATGGTTCTATGGCCGTACCAATTGCTCAGACAACTGCATACGCTTTTAGAGATTCTGAACATGCTGCGAATTTATTTGCACTTAAAGAATTAGGGCCAATCTACACAAGATTAACAAACCCTACGACTGACGTCTTAGAACAAAGATTCGCTCAACTTGAAGGTGGAGCAGCAGCAATATGTGTGGCATCTGGTCAATCTGCGATTTTTTACGCTATTGCAAATGTTGCTGAAGCTGGTGATAACATTCTTATTTCTGATAAATTATACGGTGGAGCAGTTACATTATTGACTCACACTATTAAAAGATTTGGAATCACTGCAAAAGTTTTCAGAAGTGAAGACGCTTCTGATTTAGAAGAACAAATTGATGATAAAACAAAAGCAATTTTCTTCGAATCTTTATCAAACCCACAAATTGCAATTGCAGATGTGGAAAAGATCGCTGAAATTGGTCAAAGAAATGGTGTAATTACTATTTGTGATAATACAGTTGCATCTGCAGCATTATTTAACCCAATCAAATGGGGAATTGATGTAGTAGTTCACTCAACTTCTAAATACACAAATGGTCAAGGTACTGCAATTGGTGGAATCATTGTTGAGAGAGATGGATTAGCTGAATTCTTCAAAGAAAACTCTGCTAGATATGCTCACTTCACTGAACCTGATGAGTCATACCACGGTTTAGTTTATACTGATGTTCCATTACCAAACTTTTGTCTAAGAATCAGATTAGCATTACTAAGAGATATCGGTGCTGCACAGTCACCACATAACTCATGGTTATTATTACAAACAATTGAAACATTAGCCCTAAGAGTTGATAAACACTCTGATAATACTTTAGAAATTGCTAAGTTCTTAGAATCACATGATAAAGTAAAAAGTGTTAATTACCCTGGTTTAGAATCAAACCCAGGTTACGCAAAAGCACAGAAATACTTCAAAGATGGAAAAGCATCTGGTCTTATTTCTTTTGAAGTTGAATCTTATGAAGATGCTAAAAAAGTAATTGACAGTGCTAAGTTATTTAGTGTTGTTGTAAATATCGGGGATAGCAAATCTTTAATTGTACACCCTGCTTCAACTACACATTCACAAATGAATGCACAAGAATTAGCAGAAGCTGGTATTAATCCAACTACAGTTAGATTAAGTATTGGATTAGAAAATCCTATTGATTTAATTGCGGATTTAAACGAAGCTTTAAACTAA
- a CDS encoding RrF2 family transcriptional regulator — MPLISTKGVYGLTAMYELRKHDRETPMQIKEISSNANIPQNYLEQLLSKLRRAELVKSIRGAKGGYILANDPEDIKVLDILVALEDDLKIVDAKADNPILNIFFDDSKQSMKKIFDVTLAGLDEYQDKYNEFLHYSI; from the coding sequence ATGCCGTTAATATCAACAAAAGGTGTATATGGTCTTACAGCCATGTACGAGTTAAGAAAACACGATAGAGAAACTCCCATGCAAATCAAGGAGATCTCTTCAAATGCAAATATTCCTCAAAACTACTTAGAACAACTTCTAAGTAAACTTAGACGAGCTGAACTTGTAAAGAGTATCAGAGGTGCTAAGGGAGGTTATATCCTTGCAAATGATCCAGAAGATATCAAAGTTCTTGATATCTTGGTAGCTTTAGAAGATGATTTAAAAATCGTTGATGCTAAAGCTGACAATCCGATTTTGAATATCTTTTTTGATGATTCAAAACAGAGTATGAAAAAAATCTTTGATGTGACTCTAGCTGGTCTAGATGAATATCAAGATAAATACAATGAATTTTTACATTACAGTATATAA
- the cysK gene encoding cysteine synthase A: MKYAENLTQLIGNTPLVKLQETSENTGALVLGKCEFMNPTHSVKDRIGTNMINTALEQGLITKDTTVIEPTSGNTGIALASVCAALGIKLVLTMPSSMSIERRRLLKALGADLVLTEPAKGMKGAVDRANELAEETPNSFVPQQFNNGANPEIHRKTTAQEILADTDGKIDIFIAAIGTGGTITGVGEVLKAQNPDIQVIAVEPEDSPVLSGGKPGPHKIQGIGAGFVPGVLNTEIYDEVVQVSNDDSFAHARHLAKSEGLLVGISAGANALVAQRVAERPENKGKTIVTILCDTGERYLSTVLYPNDEE; encoded by the coding sequence ATGAAATACGCAGAAAATTTAACACAACTTATTGGAAACACTCCATTAGTAAAATTACAAGAGACAAGTGAAAACACTGGTGCATTAGTATTAGGAAAATGTGAATTTATGAACCCAACTCATTCAGTTAAAGATAGAATTGGTACAAACATGATTAACACTGCTTTAGAGCAAGGTTTAATTACTAAAGATACTACTGTTATTGAGCCAACTTCTGGTAACACAGGTATTGCATTAGCTTCTGTTTGTGCTGCTTTAGGAATCAAATTAGTATTAACTATGCCTTCATCTATGAGTATTGAAAGAAGAAGACTTCTTAAAGCTTTAGGTGCTGATTTAGTATTAACTGAACCTGCAAAAGGAATGAAAGGTGCCGTTGATAGAGCAAATGAATTAGCTGAAGAAACTCCTAATTCTTTTGTACCACAACAATTCAATAATGGTGCAAATCCAGAAATTCACAGAAAAACTACTGCTCAAGAAATTCTTGCAGATACTGATGGAAAAATTGATATCTTTATTGCTGCTATTGGTACAGGTGGTACTATTACTGGTGTTGGTGAAGTTTTAAAAGCTCAAAACCCAGATATCCAAGTAATTGCTGTTGAACCAGAAGATTCTCCAGTATTAAGTGGTGGTAAACCAGGTCCTCATAAAATTCAAGGAATTGGTGCAGGTTTCGTTCCAGGTGTATTAAATACAGAAATTTATGATGAAGTTGTTCAAGTTTCTAATGATGATTCTTTTGCACATGCTAGACATTTAGCAAAATCTGAAGGTTTACTAGTAGGTATTTCAGCAGGTGCTAATGCATTAGTTGCACAAAGAGTTGCAGAAAGACCTGAAAACAAAGGTAAAACAATTGTTACTATCCTTTGTGACACTGGAGAAAGATACTTAAGTACAGTATTATATCCAAACGATGAAGAGTAA
- a CDS encoding DUF2061 domain-containing protein: MHEKPYRSIVKTISWRTVGTIDTVIISYFITGNLAMAASIGSIELVTKMILYYFHERAWNKISLGRVKPAENDYQI, encoded by the coding sequence ATGCACGAAAAACCTTACAGATCTATAGTTAAGACTATATCTTGGCGTACTGTTGGAACAATTGATACAGTTATCATTTCATATTTTATTACTGGAAACTTAGCAATGGCTGCATCAATTGGTTCAATAGAATTAGTTACTAAAATGATTTTATATTACTTCCACGAAAGAGCATGGAATAAGATTTCATTAGGAAGAGTAAAACCAGCAGAAAACGATTATCAAATTTAG